The window GGAGTGGGACCCGCCATCGCATCCGGCAACCAGGTATAGAGGGGAATCTGTGCGCTCTTACCGGTGGCACCCACAAACAACAGCAGGGTGATGATGGTAACATCAGTGGTGCTCAGTTGACCAGCGCTTGCAAACACGTTAGCGTAGGTAACAGTACCGAGCTTGGAAATCAGCCAGAACACGGCTAGCAGGAAACCGAGGTCACCAATACGGTTCATCACGAAAGCCTTCTTGGCGGCATTCGTATAATCAATGTTCTTGAACCAGTACCCGATCAGCAGGTAGGAACAAAGTCCCACACCTTCCCAACCAATGAACATGATCACGTAGTTGGCACCCAGCACCAGCAGCAACATGGAGAAAACGAAGAGGTTCAGGTAAGCGAAGTACCTGGCGAAGTGCCCATTGCTTTCTTCATGCATATACGCTGTTGAGTACAGGTGGATCAGGAAACCGATACCTGTAATGATCAACAGGAAGAGGCTGGACAGCTGGTCAACCTGGAAGGCAAAGGGGATCTGCGTCTTGCCCAGGTTGATGAATTCGAACAGGGTAACAGTGGCGGTATTACCAGCCTTTACCTGCAGGAAGATCAGCACACTCACAATGAAAGAAGCCAGGATCGCTCCACAGCCAATGATACCGGTAAGCGATTTGGACAGACTATTCCTCAGCAAGCCGTTCAGCAAGAAGCCGATCAGCGGGAAGAGGGGAACCAACCAAACGTAGTCGATGATATTGTTCATACGGTTATTTAAAGTCCGGCGGGCGGATTAGTTTTTCAATCGGTTTAAGAAATTCACATCCACGGAATGGATATTTCGGTACATCATCACAATGATGGCGAGTCCAACCGTCACTTCAGCAGCCGCTACCACCATAATGAAGAACACGAAGAGCTGGCCATCCGTACCGTTGGTTGCCACGTTCACGGCAGGGTTGGCCCCATCGGCCAGGTGCATTTTGGAAAAGGCCACCAACAACAGGTTAACGGCATTCAGCATCAATTCAATACACATGAAGATGATGATGGCATTGCGACGGGTCAATACACCGATCACTCCAATGGAGAACAGTGCCAGCGCAAGGAATATGTACAAGTTAATAGGCATCGATACTCTGTTTTATTTCGCAAAGGCCAGTGAACTTCCGGTTGTGCTTTTCGATGGCGTTTTTCGCCACGAAGGCACGGAGACACGAAGGTTCACGAAGGCAGTAAAAATAGTTTATCATGATCTATGGTTCCCGGCTCTACCCTGTTTTGGGGCTTAAAAGAGGAAACCAAAACCAACCCTTCCTTTCATCACTCTTTCTTACCCAGTACCACGGCACCTACCATAGCACTCAGGAAGAGGATGCTGCTGATCTCGAATGGAACCACATAGTCATTGAAAAGGGTCTTACCCAGGTTCTGGATAAGTCCAATGTCACCCTTGTTCATCAGGGCTATGCTGTTCTTGGTATCGGCATCCTTCAGGGCAGCAACCATTACCAGGAGGAGGCATCCGCCTGCAATGGTACCGGCCAGTTTCAACCACTTATTCTTTTGGGGTTCAGTTTCGGTATTGAGGTTCATCAACATGATCACGAACAGGAAGAGTACCATGATGGCCCCTGCGTACACGATCAGGTTAACGATTGCCAGGAACTGGGCATTGAGCAGGATGTAATGCCCGGAAATGGCGAAGAAGGTAGCGATCAGGAACAGAACGCTGTAAACAGGGTTCTTGCTGGTGATCACCAACATTGCGCTACCCAGTGCCATTACTGTAAGAAACCAGAATAATATTTCAGTGATACTCATGTTTGTTGTTTGCAGTGAGCTGGTTATTCAACCATATTATTGTAGCGATCGGCGCCGCAGTAATTACGCTTTACGGCCCCTCTCTCCTACCGCTTTCTGGTACAATTCGGGTTCTGTCTTGGGATCCGGGATCAACAGGTCGTTCTTACCATAAATGAAGGTCTGCCTGGCAAAGTTGGCCGGGGCAAATGTCTCACTCAGGTAGATGGCGTCCTTGGGACAGGCTTCCTCACAGAGTCCGCAGAAGATGCAGCGCAGCATATTGATCTCATACTTGGCGGCATACTTCTCTTCACGGTACAGGTGCTCTTCACCCGGCTGGCGTTCCGCTGCTTCCATGGTAATGGCTTCAGCAGGACAGGCCACTGCACAGAGTCCACAAGCAGTGCAACGCTCCCTTCCCTCCTCGTCACGGTTCAGGATATGCAGGCCACGGAACACGGGGCTGAATGGACGCTTTTCTTCAGGGTACTTGATGGTAGCCTTCTTCTTGAAGAAGTGGGTAAGGGTTACACCCATACCTTTCGCGATAGCCGGAATGTACATCTTATCCCAGATGGTCATCGGCTTGCGGTCAACAGCTTTTGATCTGTTAGTTAGTGCTTGCATAATTGTACAGCGTTTAGCAGAGGCTGTTAGCTGTTTCTTTTAGGGTTCGCAAAATTATTTCTAATGTGCTTTCAGTCCAAGTTTACCGGATCAGAACTGCCATCCATTCTGCTTCAGCAGTACCAGGGCTCCGGTCACCAGCATATTCAACAGGGCCAGCGGTATCAATCCTTTCCAACCCAAGTTCATCAGCTGGTCATAGCGGAAGCGCGGGATGGTCCAGCGCACCCACATGAAAAAGAAGATGAAGCCTACCACTTTAGCGAACAGCGACAGACCCTGAAGGGCAGCCACTCCGTTCACACCTATGCTATTGGCCAGGTTGGCATCGTTCACGAATGGGATATCATACCCACCGAAATAAAGGGTTGCCATTACTGCGCTGCTGATGAACATGTTGATGTATTCAGCAAAAAGGTAAAAGCCCAGCTTCATGGATGAATATTCCTGGTGGTAACCAAAGTTCAATTCGTTCTCCGCTTCAGGAAGGTCGAATGGTGTACGGTTACATTCAGCAAAGGCACAGATCATGAAGATCAGGAAGCCCAGTGGCTGGTAAACAATATTCCAGAGACCGACTACCTGCTGCTCAACGATGGTCTTCATGCTCAGGGAACCGGTCAGCATCAACAGTGCGATGATGGAAAGGCCCATCGCCAGTTCGTAGGAGATCATCTGTGAAGCACCGCGCAGTGCAGCCAGCAGGGAGAATTTGTTGTTGGAAGCCCAACCACCGATCATGATACCATACACACCCATGCTCACCACACCAAAGATGTAAAGGATACCAATATTGATATCAGCGATCTGCAGGTCTACACTCCTACCAAATACCTCGATCTTTCCGCCCCAGGGAATAACGGCACTGGTCATCATGGCGGTCATCATGGCCAATGCAGGTCCCAATACGAAAAGGAACTTGTTGGAGGCATTGGGGATGATCTCTTCCTTCATGAACAACTTCACACCATCGGCCAGGGGTTGCAATAATCCACCGGGACCCGCACGGTTGGGACCAATACGGTCCTGCATGAAAGCTGCCACCTTACGCTCTGCCCATGTTGAGTACATGGCGATCAGGAGCGATACGGTGATAATGCCACCGATCAGGATGGCCTTCTCCAGCAAAAAGATCAGGTCTATTTCCAGTAAAAACATAGTTGGTTGATTCCTTTATTGTTTCCCGGCCTTCGGGGCCGGTGCAATATTATTTCTCTTCGTTCTTCTTTTTGAACACGGCGCTGGTGGCGGGGCCATCCAGTTTCGATAATTCGATCTCCGGCCTGTTCACCTCACTCACGCTGTGGATGTCCATCAGCAGCTTGGGTGACCTGCCGCCCATCACTTCGGGCATGGTTTCCCTGGGTACTTTCAGGTGCTCATAGTGACCTTGTGAGATCACGGAGTGACGGCTCACATGGGAAGGACCTTCGATCACCCAGTCGCTCACTTTCTTCTTATCGAAGCGGCATTCGTTACAGATCCATCCGGGTTTGCCATCGGTAGTATCTTTCACTTCACCCCATTCGTCCTTGCGGGCAGTTACGCGGTATACTTCATCGCCCCTCATCCACAGCTGCACCTCGCCGCTGCACTTGGGACAGTCGCGGTGGGCATCAACGGGCTTGGTGAACCATACGCGGTTCTTGAAGCGGAAGGTCTTATCGGTGAGGGCGCCAACAGGGCATACATCGATCACGTTACCGATGAAGTCGTTATCGAGCGCTTTCTCAATATAGGTTGCGATCTCTGCGTGGTCGCCGCGGTCCAGAACTCCGTGTACGCGCTTCTCTGTCAGCTGGTCGGCTGTGAACACGCAGCGGTAGCAAAGGATACAACGGGTCATGTGCAGCTGGATATAGGGACCCAGGTCATGCTTCTTGAAGGTACGGCGGTTGAACTCATAGCGGGTGCCTTCCTTGCCGTGCTCGTAGCTCAGGTCCTGCAGGTGGCACTCACCAGCCTGGTCGCAAATGGGGCAATCCAGCGGATGGTTCAGCAACAGGAATTCCACAACGCCGGCGCGTGCATCGAGTACGCGGTCGCTGGTGATGTTCTTCACCACCATGCCATCCATTACCGTGGTGCGGCAGCTGGCTACCAGCTTGGGCATGGGACGTGGGTCAGCAGTTGAACCTGCGGCTACTTCAACCAGGCAGGTACGGCACTTACCACCACTGTTCTTCAGCTTGCTGTAATAGCACATGGCCGGCGGGGTAACATCGCCACCGATCTGCCTGGCAGCGTTCAGGATAGTAGTTCCCGGCTCCACCTCAACGGTGATGTTGTCGATTGTTACCTTGAATAATTTTTTCTCTTCTGACATAATCTTCTCCTTAGCGTTCTTTGCGTATTCTTAGCGGACTTTGCGTTACTACAAACCGTTCACAATCCTTTTGATCCCTTCTTTCAGGTATAACTCGTTGAAGTTGATCAAAAGTCCAAGCTTAATTCCACTCAACCTCAGGTAGGTTAGCACCTGTGCCTTATGGATATCCGCTAATTCCTCAACACGCTTTATTTCAATAAGTACTATGTTCTCAATGATCAAATCGATCCTATACCCACAATCCATTTTAAATCCATCAAAGTATACCGGCATTGGAACTTCCTTACGTACATCCAAACCACATTGCTGCAGTCGGTGACCAAGGCATTCCTTATAAACGTTCTCCAATAGTCCGGGCCCTAATGCCTTATGAATATGTAAAGCCTCCCGGATGATGATATTTGAAATTTCATTTTCCATCACTTTGCCTTTTGTAACGCAAAGGACGCAAAGGAAACCGCAAAGAACGCAAAGTGAAAACACCCATAATTGAACAAAGGGATAATTCACCTAAATACTAAACAGCTGGTATACTTCAAAGAACTCTTTACTTTAACCAAAACTCATTAAGCCACCGGCACATGGATCGGGTCCGCGTAGTGTGCCAGTCCGTAGTTGCGGGTCAGGCATTCCTGCGGGTTATTCACGTGCCACTCGAACTCATCACGGAAGTGACGGATGGCTGCGGCCACGGGCCATGCAGCAGCGTCACCCAGCGGACAAATGGTATTACCCTCGATCTTGCGCTGGATATCCCACAACAGGTCGATATCACTCATCTTACCCTTACCCATTTCAATATTCTTCAGGATCTTCTCCATCCAACCGGTACCCTCACGGCAAGGAGAACATTGGCCACAGCTCTCGTGACGATAGAAGCGCGCCAAGGTATAGGTGTTGCGCACCACGCACTGGTCTTCATCCAGTACAATGAACCCACCGGAACCCATCATGGAACCGGTTGCAAAGCCACCATCGCTGAGACTTTCGTAGTTCATGTAACGGGTCTCACCCTTCGCTGTCTTCAACAAGAGGTTGGCAGGCAGGATGGGCACGGAAGAACCACCAGGGATACAAGCTTTCAGTCGCTTGCCATTGGGGATACCACCGCAATATTCATCGCTGAAGATGAACTCTTCAACAGAAATGGTCATGTCGATCTCATAAACGCCGGGCTTGTTGATATTACCACAAGCAGAGATCAGCTTGGTACCGGTAGAACGGCCCACTCCGATCTTGGCATATTCTTCACCGCCCATATTGATGATAGGCACTACCGCAGCAAGAGTCTCCACATTGTTCACCACGGTCGGACGGTCCCATACACCTTTCACGGCCGGGAAGGGCGGCTTGATACGCGGGTTACCGCGCTTGCCCTCCAGGGATTCGATCAGGGCTGTCTCTTCACCGCAGATATAAGCACCAGCACCACGCTGCACATAGATCTCACAGTCAAAACCGGAGCCCAGGATATTCTTACCCAGCCAACCGTTGGCCTTAGCCTCGGCAATGGCCTGCTCCAGGATATCAGGGATCCAGGCATACTCACCACGGATATAGATATAGGTAGCATTGGAACCCAGGGCATAGGAAGCTACGATCAGGCCTTCGATGAGCAGGTGGGGAATGAATTCCATCAGGTACCTGTCCTTGAAGGTACCAGGCTCTGATTCATCGGCATTACATACCAGGTGACGGGGAACACCTTCCGGCTTGGCCAGGAAGCTCCACTTCATCCCGGTAGGGAAACCTGCACCACCGCGACCACGCAGACCGCTCTTCTTCACTTCTTCGGTAACCGCATCGGGACTCATGCTTTTCAGTGCCTTTTCAACACTACGATATCCTCCCTCACGACGGTAAACTTCGTAAGAGCGGATGCCTTCAACATGTGCTTTCTCCAGTAATAGTTTAACTCCCATAACTTATGATCGGCGGGTCGGTTAAAGATCAAAGCCTAGATCAGGCTTTCACCTTGTCCAACCCTTCATTTATATTTTAAATCCTGGTTGTCTGCCTGCCCAGCAACTGCCATCCCTTCTTTTTCTTGTACACCCACACCTGCAGGACATGCAGCTTAAAATCATTATTCTGTCCGTTACGCGTCACATTTACTGAAACGTCCGTGCGAACGATACCTGTTTCTTCTTCAATGGTCACCTTCAATGGCCCCTGGTCGATCTTATGATAGGTCAACACCCCATTGAACATATCAGCGATCGCCTCTTCCTTGGTTTCAATCCAGCCATTGGAGTGGCCGTAGCTGCATTTGTTGTGCAACAGGGCCCTCAGGGCGGAAGAATCCTTGTTTACCAGGGCCTGGTTCAAACGCATTACGGCATCCTTCAGGCTTACAGAATCTGCCTGTGCGAAAGCACCCGAACCCACAACAAACAGGACAATTATTAGAAAGAGCTTTTTCATCAAGTATCATTTAAGATCGTTAAGGACCGATTCCCAATCGGGAACACTGATCAATTCAAGGCCCCGGCAGCTTTCCTGCACTCCTCGATGATCTGGTCCACTTTCTCCTTTGTCAGGTGTTCACGGTAGTGCTTACCCAACTGCATCATCGGCGCATAGCCACAGGCACCCAGGCATTCTACGGTCTTCAGGGTAAACAACCCATCAGGAGTCGTCTCACCAACGCCGATGCCTAAACGCTGCTTGATATAGTCAATGATATCATCACTTCCCCTCAGCATGCAAGGACCGGTCTGGCAAACCTCGAACATATATTTTCCTACCGGCTTCAGGTTGAACATGGAATAGAAGGTAGCCACCTCGTATACCTCGATGGACTCCAACTGCAGGAGGCTGGCAACATAATCCATTGTTTCAGCACTCAGCCATCCATACTCTTCCTGGGCAAGGTGCAATACAGGGATCAATGCACTCTTCTGCTTCCCTTCCGGATAGCGGGCAATGATCTCCTTTACCTTGGCCAGTTTCTCTTCAGAAAATTTTACCATAACTTATTTATAGTCGTTAGTCTGTAGTCTTTACTCCGTTTCTTAAGCATCCAGTTCACCCGCGATCAGGTTCAAGCTACTCATGGTGATGATGGCATCACTCAGCATAGCTCCCTTGGTCAGTTCAGAATAGGCCTGGTAATAGATAAAGCAGGGCCTCCTGAAATGCAGGCGGTACGGTGCCCTTCCCCCATCACTGATCAGGTAGAAGCCCAGCTCACCATTCGCCCCTTCCACACTGTGGTACACTTCTCCTTTTGGCATATCGATCTCACCCATGATGATCTTGAAATGCCAGATAAGGGCTTCCATCTTTGTGTACACGTCCTTCTTCTCAGGCAGGTAATACTCAGGCACATCAGCATGGTACACCTCAGCTTCTGCCCCCTTGAATTCCTGGACCTTCTGGTAGGCCTGTTCAATGATGTTCAGGCTCTGCCACATCTCGGCGTTGCGCACCAGCCAGCGATCGTAGTTGTCACCGGTGGAACCAACGGGTATCTCGAAATTGAAATCTTCGTAAGAAGAATAAGGGGTATGAACACGAACATCGTAGTCCACACCGGCAGCGCGGAGGTTTGGACCGGTGAAGCCATAGTTCAGGGCCCTTTCGGCGCTGATGGCACCACTGCCAATGGTCCTTTCCATGAAGATCCTGTTGCGCTGGAACAGTCCTTCAAACTCCTTCAATACGCCGGGGTATTCACGCAGGAAGCGCTCCAGCTTTTCGAAGGCGGTATTGGTGAAATTGCGTTCGAAACCACCGATACGGCCAATATTGGTGGTCAGGCGGCTGCCACAGATTTCTTCATAAATCTCATAGATCAACTCGCGGTACTGCATCACGTAGAGGAAGCCGGTAAAGGCACCGGTATCCACACCCACGATGGAGTTACAGATGAGGTGGTCGGCAATACGGGCCAGTTCCATAATGATCACACGCAGGTAATCAACGCGCTTGGGAGTTTTCACGCCCAGCAACTTTTCACAGGTCATGTGCCAGCCCATGTTGTTGATGGGTGAAGAACAATAATTGAGACGGTCTGTGAGCGGTGTGATCTGGTACAAGGGCCTGCGTTCTGCTATCTTCTCAAACGCACGGTGGATATAGCCTACAGTCTGTTCTGCGGAAACGATACGCTCCCCGTCCACTTCCAGGATGTTCTGGAATACGCCGTGTGTGGCCGGGTGGGTTGGACCCAGGTTCAGCGTGGTGGTTTGCTTCTCAATGGAGCCTTCCGGCAGCTTGATGTGTTGGCCGTGTTTTTGTATTAACTCAGACATTGCTGTCTTATTGGTTTTGATTTTCGAAAATTCCGGTTGATCATTCACGGTCCATCTGTTTACTAAAACTGCGGACCTTCATCACTATTCCTTTCTGTCAGGATCGCGCCTGGACCTAAAGGGCCCAGCCCCCCTTCTTACCTGATGCTTCCTCCCCTGCCAAACATCTCGTCATCCTTATCGATACGGGTCTGGTCTTCCAGGGGAAACTCCTTCCTCAGGGGGAAATAATCCATTTCGTCCACATTCAGGATGCGCTTCAGGTTAGGATGCCCCACGAAGTTCACCCCATAGAAATCATAGGTTTCACGCTCCATCCAGTTGGCAGTAGAGAACAAACTGGTAGCAGTAAATACATCCGGCTGGTTGATGTCGGTGAAGACCTTCATCCTGATCCGCACATTATCCTCCAGGTTATGGAGGTGGTAGACAACAGCCAGTTCCCTTCCTTTATCATCGGGGTAGTGGACCGCGCAGATATCGGTAAGGAAACGAAACTTCAATTGGTCATCATCGAATAAAAACTGCATCACCTTCAGGTTCATTTCCTTGGGAACCTCGAAGCTGAACATGCCATAAGGAGCTTCAATATTGGAGATAGCCTCCCCAAATTGATTCACCAAACGTTCCTGGATGTATTCGTTCGTCATACTCATTTTGAATTGTTGCCTTTTGAAAACCTTTTACAGGGCGCCTTGCCGGCTCTTATCCCCGCTGTTTTCAAAAATTATTGGATACCATAGCTTTCCAACAAAGCCTTGTATCGGTCACTATTCCTTCTCCGCAGGTCCTCTTTTCCTACCAGTTCCTGGATCTTCATGAATCCATCGAGGATGGCCTCAGGGCGGGGAGGACAACCGGGAACATATACGTCAACAGGTACCACCTGGTCAATGCCCTGCAATACACTGTAAGTATCGAAAATACCACCGGAAGAAGCGCAGGCGCCAACGGCGATCACCCAGCGGGGTTCTGCCATCTGGAGGTAAACCTGCTTCACAACGGGAGCCATTTTCTTGGCGATGGTACCCATTACCATCAGGAGGTCACACTGGCGGGGAGAAAAACCTACCCTTTCCGCGCCAAAACGGGCGAGGTCATAGTGCGAGGCCATGGTAGCCATGAATTCGATACCACAGCAGGAGGTAGCAAAAGGCAGGGGCCAGATGGAGTTCTTACGGGCCAGGCCTACCACATCACTCAATTTGGCGGCAAAGAAGCCTTCGCCCTGGTAACCTTCGGGCATTTCGGCCACGGTGATCACCTTACCACCTTCATTCTTAACGTTATATTGAACCGGACGTGCCATAGTACTTATTTTTGGTGAACGGAATTACGTTACAATACAACCGTTCAATCATCTTTAAAGTTCAAAAGCTCTTATAGCCAACCTCTTAGTCTTCCCAATTCAGTGCGCCTTTCTTCAGGATATAGAAGAAACCGCAGAGGAAAAAGCCCACGAACATCAGGACGGCCAGGAATCCATTCCAGCCCAATTCCCGGAAATTCACGGCATAAGGATAGAAAAAGATCACTTCCACATCGAACAGCACAAAAAGGATGGCAACCAGGAAGTACTTGATGGCCACCGGTTGGCGGGCGTTACCCACCGCTTCGATACCACTCTCAAAGTTCTCCAGCTTGTCTGCGGTCTTACGGGAAGGTCCCAGCAGGTGGGTCAGTCCCAGTGTCAGGGCCACAAAACCGATTGCGAAAAGCAATTGCAGGGCGATGGGCAGGTAGTTGGAGGCCGAATTGGAAGCTGATGTTGCTGCTTGTAACAAGAAAAGATTCATGCTTTTTCTGTTGTGAGGGCAAAAATAAGGTAGCCTACCAAATAAAATAGCTGAACATTGAAATTTAAGTTCTGCGGCCCTTTCCTTTAAGCTATACAAATTAGCATCCGGCTTGATATGTGAGCAAACAAGGGTCAGGGGCAAATGAAAAAGCCCCATCCTCGCAGATGGGGCCTATGCAAACTTTCAATATTTCCTTTAT is drawn from Flavihumibacter rivuli and contains these coding sequences:
- the nuoL gene encoding NADH-quinone oxidoreductase subunit L, whose amino-acid sequence is MNNIIDYVWLVPLFPLIGFLLNGLLRNSLSKSLTGIIGCGAILASFIVSVLIFLQVKAGNTATVTLFEFINLGKTQIPFAFQVDQLSSLFLLIITGIGFLIHLYSTAYMHEESNGHFARYFAYLNLFVFSMLLLVLGANYVIMFIGWEGVGLCSYLLIGYWFKNIDYTNAAKKAFVMNRIGDLGFLLAVFWLISKLGTVTYANVFASAGQLSTTDVTIITLLLFVGATGKSAQIPLYTWLPDAMAGPTPVSALIHAATMVTAGIYMIARSNILYTMAPATQAVVTVIGLATALFAATIALKQNDIKKVLAYSTVSQLGYMFLGLGVGAFTGAVFHVMTHAFFKALLFLGAGSVIHAMHHEQDIRNMGGLKKYMPVTHITFLLACLAIAGIPPFSGFFSKDEILVAAYAKNPILLCIGCGRRTDDHILYVPSLCHDLPG
- the nuoK gene encoding NADH-quinone oxidoreductase subunit NuoK; amino-acid sequence: MPINLYIFLALALFSIGVIGVLTRRNAIIIFMCIELMLNAVNLLLVAFSKMHLADGANPAVNVATNGTDGQLFVFFIMVVAAAEVTVGLAIIVMMYRNIHSVDVNFLNRLKN
- a CDS encoding NADH-quinone oxidoreductase subunit J family protein, which gives rise to MSITEILFWFLTVMALGSAMLVITSKNPVYSVLFLIATFFAISGHYILLNAQFLAIVNLIVYAGAIMVLFLFVIMLMNLNTETEPQKNKWLKLAGTIAGGCLLLVMVAALKDADTKNSIALMNKGDIGLIQNLGKTLFNDYVVPFEISSILFLSAMVGAVVLGKKE
- the nuoI gene encoding NADH-quinone oxidoreductase subunit NuoI; its protein translation is MQALTNRSKAVDRKPMTIWDKMYIPAIAKGMGVTLTHFFKKKATIKYPEEKRPFSPVFRGLHILNRDEEGRERCTACGLCAVACPAEAITMEAAERQPGEEHLYREEKYAAKYEINMLRCIFCGLCEEACPKDAIYLSETFAPANFARQTFIYGKNDLLIPDPKTEPELYQKAVGERGRKA
- the nuoH gene encoding NADH-quinone oxidoreductase subunit NuoH, whose translation is MFLLEIDLIFLLEKAILIGGIITVSLLIAMYSTWAERKVAAFMQDRIGPNRAGPGGLLQPLADGVKLFMKEEIIPNASNKFLFVLGPALAMMTAMMTSAVIPWGGKIEVFGRSVDLQIADINIGILYIFGVVSMGVYGIMIGGWASNNKFSLLAALRGASQMISYELAMGLSIIALLMLTGSLSMKTIVEQQVVGLWNIVYQPLGFLIFMICAFAECNRTPFDLPEAENELNFGYHQEYSSMKLGFYLFAEYINMFISSAVMATLYFGGYDIPFVNDANLANSIGVNGVAALQGLSLFAKVVGFIFFFMWVRWTIPRFRYDQLMNLGWKGLIPLALLNMLVTGALVLLKQNGWQF
- a CDS encoding 2Fe-2S iron-sulfur cluster-binding protein, encoding MSEEKKLFKVTIDNITVEVEPGTTILNAARQIGGDVTPPAMCYYSKLKNSGGKCRTCLVEVAAGSTADPRPMPKLVASCRTTVMDGMVVKNITSDRVLDARAGVVEFLLLNHPLDCPICDQAGECHLQDLSYEHGKEGTRYEFNRRTFKKHDLGPYIQLHMTRCILCYRCVFTADQLTEKRVHGVLDRGDHAEIATYIEKALDNDFIGNVIDVCPVGALTDKTFRFKNRVWFTKPVDAHRDCPKCSGEVQLWMRGDEVYRVTARKDEWGEVKDTTDGKPGWICNECRFDKKKVSDWVIEGPSHVSRHSVISQGHYEHLKVPRETMPEVMGGRSPKLLMDIHSVSEVNRPEIELSKLDGPATSAVFKKKNEEK
- a CDS encoding GxxExxY protein — its product is MENEISNIIIREALHIHKALGPGLLENVYKECLGHRLQQCGLDVRKEVPMPVYFDGFKMDCGYRIDLIIENIVLIEIKRVEELADIHKAQVLTYLRLSGIKLGLLINFNELYLKEGIKRIVNGL
- the nuoF gene encoding NADH-quinone oxidoreductase subunit NuoF; amino-acid sequence: MGVKLLLEKAHVEGIRSYEVYRREGGYRSVEKALKSMSPDAVTEEVKKSGLRGRGGAGFPTGMKWSFLAKPEGVPRHLVCNADESEPGTFKDRYLMEFIPHLLIEGLIVASYALGSNATYIYIRGEYAWIPDILEQAIAEAKANGWLGKNILGSGFDCEIYVQRGAGAYICGEETALIESLEGKRGNPRIKPPFPAVKGVWDRPTVVNNVETLAAVVPIINMGGEEYAKIGVGRSTGTKLISACGNINKPGVYEIDMTISVEEFIFSDEYCGGIPNGKRLKACIPGGSSVPILPANLLLKTAKGETRYMNYESLSDGGFATGSMMGSGGFIVLDEDQCVVRNTYTLARFYRHESCGQCSPCREGTGWMEKILKNIEMGKGKMSDIDLLWDIQRKIEGNTICPLGDAAAWPVAAAIRHFRDEFEWHVNNPQECLTRNYGLAHYADPIHVPVA
- a CDS encoding nuclear transport factor 2 family protein; the protein is MKKLFLIIVLFVVGSGAFAQADSVSLKDAVMRLNQALVNKDSSALRALLHNKCSYGHSNGWIETKEEAIADMFNGVLTYHKIDQGPLKVTIEEETGIVRTDVSVNVTRNGQNNDFKLHVLQVWVYKKKKGWQLLGRQTTRI
- the nuoE gene encoding NADH-quinone oxidoreductase subunit NuoE gives rise to the protein MVKFSEEKLAKVKEIIARYPEGKQKSALIPVLHLAQEEYGWLSAETMDYVASLLQLESIEVYEVATFYSMFNLKPVGKYMFEVCQTGPCMLRGSDDIIDYIKQRLGIGVGETTPDGLFTLKTVECLGACGYAPMMQLGKHYREHLTKEKVDQIIEECRKAAGALN
- a CDS encoding NADH-quinone oxidoreductase subunit D; amino-acid sequence: MSELIQKHGQHIKLPEGSIEKQTTTLNLGPTHPATHGVFQNILEVDGERIVSAEQTVGYIHRAFEKIAERRPLYQITPLTDRLNYCSSPINNMGWHMTCEKLLGVKTPKRVDYLRVIIMELARIADHLICNSIVGVDTGAFTGFLYVMQYRELIYEIYEEICGSRLTTNIGRIGGFERNFTNTAFEKLERFLREYPGVLKEFEGLFQRNRIFMERTIGSGAISAERALNYGFTGPNLRAAGVDYDVRVHTPYSSYEDFNFEIPVGSTGDNYDRWLVRNAEMWQSLNIIEQAYQKVQEFKGAEAEVYHADVPEYYLPEKKDVYTKMEALIWHFKIIMGEIDMPKGEVYHSVEGANGELGFYLISDGGRAPYRLHFRRPCFIYYQAYSELTKGAMLSDAIITMSSLNLIAGELDA
- a CDS encoding NADH-quinone oxidoreductase subunit C; its protein translation is MSMTNEYIQERLVNQFGEAISNIEAPYGMFSFEVPKEMNLKVMQFLFDDDQLKFRFLTDICAVHYPDDKGRELAVVYHLHNLEDNVRIRMKVFTDINQPDVFTATSLFSTANWMERETYDFYGVNFVGHPNLKRILNVDEMDYFPLRKEFPLEDQTRIDKDDEMFGRGGSIR
- a CDS encoding NADH-quinone oxidoreductase subunit B, producing the protein MARPVQYNVKNEGGKVITVAEMPEGYQGEGFFAAKLSDVVGLARKNSIWPLPFATSCCGIEFMATMASHYDLARFGAERVGFSPRQCDLLMVMGTIAKKMAPVVKQVYLQMAEPRWVIAVGACASSGGIFDTYSVLQGIDQVVPVDVYVPGCPPRPEAILDGFMKIQELVGKEDLRRRNSDRYKALLESYGIQ
- a CDS encoding NADH-quinone oxidoreductase subunit A — protein: MNLFLLQAATSASNSASNYLPIALQLLFAIGFVALTLGLTHLLGPSRKTADKLENFESGIEAVGNARQPVAIKYFLVAILFVLFDVEVIFFYPYAVNFRELGWNGFLAVLMFVGFFLCGFFYILKKGALNWED